From the genome of Papaver somniferum cultivar HN1 chromosome 2, ASM357369v1, whole genome shotgun sequence, one region includes:
- the LOC113350523 gene encoding eukaryotic initiation factor 4A-1 has product MAGLAPEGSQFDARHYDSKMSEILQAEGGQDFFTSYDEVFESFDSMGLQENLLRGIYAYGFEKPSAIQQRGIVPFTKGLDVIQQAQSGTGKTATFCSGILQQLDYTMVECQALVLAPTRELAQQIEKVMRALGDYLGVKVHACVGGTSVREDQRILSSGVHVVVGTPGRVFDMLRRQALRADCIKMFVLDEADEMLSRGFKDQIYDIFQLLPSKVQVGVFSATMPPEALEITRKFMDKPVRILVKRDELTLEGIKQFYVNVEKEEWKLETLCDLYETLAITQSVIFVNTRRKVDWLTDKMRSRDHTVSATHGDMDQNTRDIIMREFRSGSSRVLITTDLLARGIDVQQVSLVINYDLPTQPENYLHRIGRSGRFGRKGVAINFVTKDDERMLFDIQKFYNVVIEELPSNVADLL; this is encoded by the exons ATGGCAGGACTCGCTCCAGAAGGTTCACAATTCGATGCTCGTCACTATGATTCCAAAATGTCTGAAAT ACTTCAAGctgaaggaggacaagatttcttTACCTCGTATGATGAGGTTTTTGAGAGCTTTGACTCAATGGGCCTGCAAGAGAATCTTTTGAGGGGCATATATGCATATG GTTTTGAAAAGCCCTCAGCTATTCAACAAAGGGGTATTGTTCCATTTACCAAGGGTCTTGATGTCATCCAGCAGGCACAATCTGGAACTGGAAAGACTGCTACTTTCTGCTCTGGAATTCTACAGCAGCTTGATTATACTATGGTTGAATGCcaggctttggttttggcaccAACTAGGGAACTTGCACAACAGATTGAAAAGGTCATGCGTGCTCTCGGTGATTATCTTGGTGTGAAAGTTCATGCTTGTGTTGGTGGAACCAGTGTCCGTGAGGATCAGCGTATTCTTTCCAGTGGAGTTCATGTTGTTGTCGGAACTCCTGGACGTGTGTTTGACATGTTGCGAAGACAAGCACTTCGTGCTGACTGCATTAAGATGTTTGTTCTGGATGAAGCTGATGAGATGCTTTCACGTGGTTTCAAGGATCAG ATCTATGACATTTTCCAGCTCCTTCCTTCTAAAGTCCAGGTTGGAGTGTTCTCTGCCACCATGCCACCTGAGGCCCTTGAGATAACCAGAAAGTTCATGGACAAACCTGTTAGGATTCTGGTTAAGCGTGATGAACTCACCCTTGAGGGTATTAAGCAGTTTTACGTTAATGTTGAGAAAGAAGAGTGGAAGCTTGAGACACTCTGTGATCTCTATGAAACTCTGGCCATCACCCAGAGTGTTATCTTCGTTAACACCCGACGTAAGGTTGACTGGCTTACCGACAAGATGAGGAGCCGTGACCATACCGTCTCTGCAACCCATGGAGACATGGACCAAAATACCAGAGATATTATCATGCGTGAGTTCCGATCTGGATCCTCCCGTGTCCTCATCACTACTGATCTTCTCGCTCGTGGTATTGATGTTCAGCAAGTTTCATTGGTCATCAACTATGATCTTCCTACTCAACCAGAAAATTACCTTCATCGTATTGGACGTAGTGGTCGATTTGGAAGGAAGGGTGTTGCTATTAACTTTGTGACTAAAGATGACGAGAGGATGCTTTTTGATATCCAGAAGTTCTATAACGTGGTTATTGAGGAACTTCCATCGAACGTCGCAGATCTCCTGTAA